The DNA sequence AGTTAATGAAGAAAAGTTGACTCTCCTGTATGTGTTGCACTTATTCTTAAGACCTAATGAACTGTTGTCTTGTCTCCATATTCAATATTCAAGATTTGGcctgaaaaatgtattaagcataatctcatttaatttacattatgtACAGCATAATGTAAAATCTGGTATTCTGTTATCCCTGTAATTGCCTATAACGACACTTAACACTTATTTGAGCAGAAAGTATTTGATTGTAACTGGCCTTTGCaaagtgtaaaagtaaaaagcaacaATGATAGCAATAGTAGGAATATTGCTACTATTGctaataacaacagtaataatactaACACATCGTAATGTGTGTCAAACGAATATGACAcccaattatatttttacagactGAAGACAACAGTGGATCTgacactgaaccagtttctttAGAAAAGAGAGAGCTtgactgtactgtgccaaaactTAAGCGCTCTGACAGTGTTATTGTAAGTTATACCTCAATGGCATAAACTTTATAATTCAATATTTTCACTATAAAAATAACAGTGAGTATTTGATAGTGGGTTTTGAAATATTAAGCAATTGCTCATgtatatacattattaataataaatataaaacaaagcaatcattAATCAAATAATGTAGTTTTCAACACCTGTTAATCAGTATGCAGTATAGGGATTTGTTTCTAGATggctttcttatgtttttaatagGTGAGCGAGGAGAtgcttcaaaactgttctgagtcATCAGATTCCAGTATGAACCACAGCGATGATGACTACATTCCTAAGTCATCAGAAGAGAGTAGTCCAGACTGCAGTAGTGACTGCTTATCAGCACACATGAATGACAAAATAGATAAAGATGAGAAATCCTCTGCGTCATGTTCCACGTGTGATAGAACTGTACCTGATTCCAGTGTTTCAGACTCTGAAATTAAAGAATATGATCCAGTATCTGTAAAGGCAGTTTCTGTAAAAACCGGTGGAAGAAGAGTAtatgacaaaaaacatttttgccttttctgtggtAAGTCCTATGCAAAAATTGCCAGGCATATTGAACAAATTCATCGCAATGAGACTGAAGTTGCTAAAGCTCTCCAGTTtccaagaaaatcaaaagaaagaagacTTCAAATAGATCTTCTTCAAACAGAGGCAATTTTGCTCACAATGTGGAAGTTTTAAAATGGGGAAAGGAATGCTCGTACCTCAAGACAACCTAGAAATTGTTTGCCATCTAACGATTTtatgcattgtttaaattgtcagggtttttatttaagaaacaatCTTTGGCGACACATGAAACATTGCAAGCTTAGAAAACATGACCAACCAAAACCTGGAAAAAATAGGGTCCAGTCTTTGTGTGCATTTGCTGAACCTGTGCCTCCTGGTGTTGACAGTGGCCTTTGGAAGCTAATGAGTGAAATGATACAAGACAACATTTCACTTGTAGTCAAGAAGGATCCCTGCATTTTACAAATAGCACGACATCTCTTTAACAGGCTCGGTTCAGACATatctaaaaatgaatacattcgtCAGAAGCTTAGAGAGCTTGGTCGTTTGTTGTTATGTGCAAGACAAATAACACCATTGCAAAATATGAGAGACTTCATAATTCCATGTAACTTTCCACATGTAGTAACAGCAGTGAAATGTGTTGCTGGGTACAACCAGGAGAGTGGCACAATGAAAACTCCTTCATTAGCACTGAAGCTTGGCCACAGCCTTCAGAAAATAGCCAATATAGTGGAAGCCCAGGCAATGGTAGAAGGAAAtgaaatgatggaaaaaaatgcTCAAAGCTTCCAAAAATTTATGAAACCCAGTGGAATGAGCTAATTTCATCTGTAGCCCTAAGATGTTTGAGAGAGTCAAAGTGGAATGCACCTCAGCTTTTGCCTTTTaccgaagatgtgaaaaaaatgcatttgtatcttgatgacaaacaagaagaaaattacaaaaatcttCTAGCTGAGGCCTCTGCAAGAAACTGGGCAAACCTtgcaaaagtcactttaacacaaattattttgtttaatcgCAGAAGAGAAGGAGAAGTTTCCAGAATGCTTCTAAATACCTTTTTGTTAAGAGATGTATCAGATTTGCATGGAGATGTTGCTCTTGCTCTTTCAGAACTAGAGCAAAAGCTTTGCCATCACTTTATCAGAATTGAAATTAAAGGCAAGCGTGGAAGGAAGGTTCCTATACTGCTGTCCCCAGcaatgcacagagcaatgaagttGCTTGCAGAAAAAAGAGAAGTATGTGGTGTGCCATGTGACAACAACTATATGTTTGCAAGACCTTCGGCTCTATCTCATTTTCGTGGATCTGATTGTATTCGACTTTTTGCCAAAGAATGTGGAGCAAAAAGTCCTAAAACACTTTCATCAACCAAACTCCGAAAACACGTGGCaactctgtcaaaagttcttaacTTGAACGATACAGAATTGGATCAACTGGCTGATTTCCTTGGGCATGACATTAGAGTACACAGGCAATACTATCGTCTCCCAGAAGGCACTTTGCAGTTGGCTAAGATCAGCAAAATTCTCTTAGCTCTTGAAACTGGGCGCCTTGGagagtttaaaggaaaaaatctgGAGGATATCACCATTGATCCAACTGGTAATgaccattttctttctctctatctgcCTTAGTGTATACATATGCATAGCCAAACTTGGCATACTGCATAGCAAAGACAAcagctgtaaatgtaaaaatagttaTGAATTTTGGCAGATGTGTCATGTTTGACATGACAAGGGCACCTCCTcctttccacctccactttgggtATACAAAAATGTTCCAAAATGTATGATTTTGAAGTATGCCTCACATGCTGATAATTTAGTGTACTGTAGAAACCCACTTTTTCAATAAAGACAGACATACTCTGAAATTAACCTAATCTAATGGCCCTGGTCCACTTGAAGTGAacaatatttagatagatagatagaaataccaAACTATTCAAACATGAATATGTTCATAATTACATTCCTAACTAGTAGACATCTCTACCAGAATTCCTGagccagttttatttttgtaagcatttactttccttcttagtattcaaagttcagttttgtATTTGACTATCGTGTATAGTGATGTATTTAAAAGTAgctcctatttttttctttgacttttattaaaagATCTTTTTTTACTGTAGAAAAAGTagtgattgaaaatgaaacaTCAGAAAGTGAGGAAGAATTGAGTGATCATGAAGGTGATGCAGGTAAGCTATTGTACATTTTACCTTACTTTGTAAATCCATTGGTGTTAAAGTTTATGGCTTTCTAactatttctaaaataatttgacaaaattttgtttaattgattAGGTTAAATAATTCTTGAAATTTTGTAACATAATTGGTTATGTTGTGTTTAGAAATGCAAGTAAAGCAGATGAAACGAGCACATGGCGAAGTTCAGGAAACAAAAGTTAACAGTGTTTGCCAAGGTGAGTACACATCAGTGCtacaataaagattatttttttaactaagctATACAGAAGTTTATGTTCTGCTAATTGGAATTTTGTGGTGCAATTTTTAGGTCGTAAACGAGTGAAGAGGACAatgtggaaagaagaagaaagaagagcagTGGAAAAACATTTGgccaaatttataaatatatgtaaagtgcCAGGAAAGAGAGAGTGTGAGGCCTGCATCCAAAATGAACCACAAGCTCTCAAAAATAGAGATTGGCTGGGTGTGAAATTCTATATAAAAAACCGAATTACCTCACTGAAGAGAAAGGTTTAAAACAAGTGTTTCCATTATCAATGCTGttcatttaaagtttagttaTGGGAAATAATTTAATCAGTTTACATTAGGTCTTTTCATGGTATTTGAAAGCAACAGTTCCACAAAGCCAGTTACTTGTTTGctctttaataatttgtatttcatACGTTTATATGCACTTACATAAAGATATACACACGGTTATTTACAGGCTATTTCAATCAAGGACAGTGACTCTAACTTGTGTGGTGCCACCAGGAGACTTGGGCCTTGGTAGCTTTACTCAGGGTAGAAAGCACTGGTGTTGGGTTACTGATTTAAAAGAATTACCAGTAGTGAATCAGAGTAATTATTTCATACTGCAAACTTATAATACAGAAAACCTGCAATATTTACTGATTCCGtacacattaattttaaattaaattgcttcTTCATAACATACAATTTGATCACACGTTTACAAATATTGCAGTACTCATTAATTCAGatcaattacaaatatatttgagCAATTACAGCTGAAGCTAAGATGTCTTGAAATAGTGAAATCTAAATATTTCTGGATCAAGCAAGTGTCAAATATCTGAAATGGGAGGTAATTCCAAAACAAATTAGCTTCAAGGTCATCGTGCTGTTTTACACTTAGATTTGGCTTTGTTATGATGACATTGTTTTAGGTTCAGTTATGTATGTTTATTGCATATTTAGTATAATGTGAGCAATGTTCTGGCTGAAAgaatattgtgaacttgagtctgggtgctcagttttaatatttgttaCTAAGAGGTGATGTAACTCAAATATAATGTGTACAGAAGCcagtaaatattgtaatttttaatattcatCAGTTGCTTTTTTGCTTACATTGATAAATGAACGTTTAATTAGATGCTTTggattaatgttttaattactttttcataattaGTACACTGGAGTTGTCAATGTAGAGATGTTTCACAATGGAATACTGTATGCATGGAAGGctattcttcaaagccaagtaGTAACAGTGAACCTTAGCCAGGATGaaggtgcattttatttttctcattaaaaaaggttaatttataaaagttttattttatttatatatatatatatatatatgtgtatatatatatatatatatatatatatatatatatatgtatatatatatatatatatatatatatatatatatatatatatatatatatatatatatatatatatatatatatatatatatatatatatatatatatatatatatatatatatatatatatacacaaaaagtaACAGATGCTGCAGATGggctagcatcccagccaggatgggtGTGGGTCTCCTACCTGATTGGTGAGGCTTGTATGTTTGAGCAGCCTGGAGTAATTTGAATCTTTACTGGGATAGATGATGTTCCATTATCTGGGCAGGAGGCCttcatggatggatggtgtggatGGAGGCACACCCTGGCCAGGGTAGTTTCTGCTTCCATTCCAGGTCAGTAGGACTTAGTGGAAGGGTGGAGGAGTCTGTCTCTCAATGCAGTGTGCTACCCCGAAGTCCCAAGTGGATACATCCCTCTTTAGGGCCATCCCATGTGTGCATCTATGGGACTGCTTGGGAGTTGTAGTACCTGATGGGCATCTCTGCTATAATATTGACTGCTGTAAGGATGTTCCGTCTGTAGAATAGGTATGTCCTTCCTGAGTAGCTCTCCATGGCGGCTGCCAAAATCATAGCAGGGCTGCCAATCGGGACTACGATTCTTGGGCAGCCCTACAAGTGCACACGTGGGAGTCCCTACAGATGGATGTCACCACCTGGTGCTAGGGGCACACAGCCCAGAGAGGTAGTCTCCTGTATCCTTCCCTTAAGTCCTCCTGACCGAAAGTGAAGCAGCAACCATCCTGGGCGGAATGTGCGCACCATTCAGCCATGAAGGCTTTCCAGTTAGTAAAGGGAATACAATCTATCCCAGCAGGGATTCCAGTCGCTCCAGGCTACTTATCCATACAGGCCTCCTGGCTGGTTCATCTGTCtcatatgttaaaatataaagctaatatattaatatagatataaataaattagtatgacattttcattttattcattgaaCAGATTACCTGTCATTTGTAAAGAAAATCACTGTGAACATGTTGGTTAGACTGCATACAGTACAAGCCTCTGATCTGATGTACCAGTCTTATTACAGTGGTATCATTTCTTCTAACTctcaaataatgtaaataatgtaaattaaatttactcAATGTTTTacaacatgcttcctcagtttatatGTTAAGATGTTTATGTAGTGTTTTTTGTGAgactgatttatttaataaaataaaatttaaaacgttctccaagacttttattttgtttaacatacACATTCCACTGCTAATGTCAATAATGTCTTGGACAGAACTGTTCAGTGCTGGTGTCCAGTTGTTGGCAAGGGCAAGAGAGTTTATAAGGTAGATTTAGCTTTTGTGTGTAAAACTAGAGAATTCTGTGTGGCATAAAATTCACAGTTTATATTTAACTACAGTTTATCTGTTGAATGAATCTTTATTTCAGTTGAACTCAACTTGTGGGGGGTTATGAATGCAATAAGATGTATCTTTTGTTATATTCTCCCATGTCCTGTTTCAGAGCTTTGTGAAAATCAACTGTCAAAAGTTTTAGTAGATAGCTGTACATTTGCACAAAGTGTCAATGTGGCCTGATGGACCACGCTTAAAATGGTCCTTTATATGCCAGAAGATCAACAATGCcatctgcatttttgtgttttgttagctTCAAGCTTCTTTTATATTAACTTCTTGATGAGGACTTGAGTTTAAGATTCATAAAACAGACGTCACTGAGGGCAATATTTCTTAAAGAATTCAATGCTGATTCATAGTAGAAATTCTAGGTGTAAACATTAATAATATGGACAGGTTTGTGTCTCttgtgctgtgcttgtttgtttgttgattaATGATAGTCAATGAATTGGAGATGTTACATTCAGAACAagtattgtattcaaattttcatttaaaattgctaaaGACCTAACAGGTGTTGAACTGAATAATATCTGGCAATCTACAATTAAGTTAATTTCTTATTCGCACACTATTGAAGTGCTTCACAAGTATAACATGATCGTGCTAATGTTTCTTTTGGCCTCAGTAAACATCTCTCAAATAGGGAGATTTTTCAGACAGAgccatggtttatttatttgtgcaaatttgTGGCTTAATCAATGAGATTAATGAGAGTGATCatcttttgaaaacagtaaaaaaaaaaagtgcattatattatttttagtttcaaattaattgTCTGAATATTATGACTGAATTGAAAGTGGTGGTTGTTTACAGTACTGACTtgatttttaatcttcatttaataGCACGTGCTTGTTCAACAAATACACCAATCAAAAGCTATTAAAGCTACTGAGAGGTGAAGGGATGGGAGAAATTATCAAGGGATGTGATACACTAGGCAGcaaatgaacagtcagttcttgaaggtgatgtggtaGAAACAGCAAAAGAgggcaagcgtaaggatctgagaaactctgaCAAGGGCTACGTTGGGATGGATAGATGACTGGGACAGAGaatctgccttcactctcttcttaacctctcttccacactccccattactctgtactgttgatcccaagtatttaaactcatccaccttcaccaactctactccgtcatcctcaccattccactgacctccctctcattcacacacatgtattctgtcttggtggtcctgctgaccttcattcctctcctctcatatctccacctctccaggtcctctcctcatcctgctccctactatcactacagaccgcaatgtcatcagcaaacatcatagtccatgaggactcctgtctaatctcgtctgtcaacctgtccatcaccattgcaaataagaagggtTTAATTAATGAATGTTGTAACTGATTGGTGTAAAAGATGGTTTTTcacaaatttcattttgttatcttaCGTGAGCTTTATATTATGGACAGCTatcctttattcttttcttctattTACCTTGACCTTGAAATTTAAACAATTGTGAAATTCACCCTGGTGGGATGGGCTGAAGGTGTATCATTTTATGTTagtgaagcaaaaaataaaagaacagaatatGGGATTAAAATTGACATCTAGAATTGGTATGGAGGCTATAGTGCTGAAATCGTATTAAATGTgatattgaaattaaaaacagagcCACCTTTCCATAGTTAATTACAGTGTGTTTTTGTAGTATTCTCTAGATTCACAGTTTCGATTGGTTTTTCAATAACTTTGTTATGGTTTAAAATGATGACTGCAGTTTCATTTTCTATTAGAGCTACTGAACACTTGGCTGTTTGGTCATTACGATATTATACATGTggtaaaagtgaaagaaaacttTTAAGCCTATTTTGTACCTTGTTTATTCAGAGTTGATAAAGTtaggaaaggcagcaaaaataaactgaattaggaattaaaaaatgttactatGGAATAAATGTTCAATAATTTGAATTTGCAGTAAGTACAAACAAACACATTGGATGTGTGCATAATCACAGAACTGTTGAGAcaaaggaattttttttgttttatttcaacttCACTGGCATGAGTGGTGGGCAGTACTTAAATAGccatataattatataaaattaaccaGGCCATAAGTTTGAGAAAATATAAGAtaacaaatacatactgtatgaaaaTGTCAGAAGTAAATTGAACTATAATCTTGCACAGattcaaaaggaaaaataaaataattatgggaAATGGTTTCAGATATTTGGAACAAATTTTTACCTATAATTTAAAGGATAATTTTAAACTGCATGTTTAATATACATTTCTAAGAAATCAAAAAGCATGCTCACATATCTGTAAAGGAACAATTATTTACTATAGTGTGTTTATATctgacaaaatgcatatgtaaatcaGTGTCCCCAATATGCAAGTTGTCCCCATACAGTGGTCGATTCTGAGTGATTGTGTGTATTCCATTGTCCTAGCTTTACATAAATACCTGAACATGTCCTCATAAGTCGGTAAAAAGTCAATTTGTCCATGAATTTTATTTAGGGAATTTAAAATGCTCAGCATACCTAGAATAAAGCTTTAATATATGTAATTTAACAGGCTAGACCTAGCAGTCTTCAGAATGTGCTGTCCCCACAAATCATGATCCAGTCATGTGTCCTCATTATGTAGACTTtacaagtatgtgtgtgtgtgtgtgtgtatgtgtatgtggtgtgtgtgtgtgtgtgtgtgtgttggtgtgtgtgtgtgtgtgtgtgtgtgtgtgtgtgtgtgtgtgtgtgtgtgtgtgtgtgtgtgtgtgtgtgtgtgtgtgtgtgtgtgtgtgtgtgtgtatgtgtgtgtgagtgtgtgtgagagtctgtgtgtgtgtgtgtgtgtgtctgtgtgtgtgtgtgtgtgtgtgtgtgtgtgtgtagaggtgtgtatgtgtgtgtgtgtgtgtgtgtgtgtgtgtgtgtgtctgtgtgtgtgtgtgtgccctgcgcggtgggctggcgccctgcccagggtttgtttccctgccttgtgccctgtgttggctgggattggctccagcagacccccatgaccctgtagttaggatgtagcgggttggataacagaCGGATGGATATTAAGTTGGTGCACCTCATTTTATTTAGAAGCTAATGTCTCATTAATGGAAAGTTTAATGTACACACATTATAcaccagatttaaaaaaacacaggaatcaagacttttcaaaatgcttgttttattaaacaatgccactgtcggacgccatattgaattttccaatgtcactaattctccaacttcccgtgtaggtagaaggctgaaatttggcaggctcattccttacagcttacttacaaaagttaagcaggtttcatttcgatatttgacgtgtaacggtcataacggtcaacaacgtccgccatgttgaactttcttattcatggccccatcttcacgaaatctggtaggcggctttcctgcgctaaccgaaaccaatgtacgtacttatttcggtggtatgacgccactgtcagccaccatatttaact is a window from the Polypterus senegalus isolate Bchr_013 unplaced genomic scaffold, ASM1683550v1 scaffold_223, whole genome shotgun sequence genome containing:
- the LOC120519975 gene encoding uncharacterized protein LOC120519975, whose amino-acid sequence is MINDNHKSPNCKIKKLAVDGMPHLCLFALRDILPGEEITYSYGDGPWPWRKQGKEKATIVSSPLQTNDKGTGERDVAQSQILAQQPTLAQVKGTLAIDEQNPDGREKTLSHSLAEKTSEPQEKEAVITNEQTEDNSGSDTEPVSLEKRELDCTVPKLKRSDSVIVSEEMLQNCSESSDSSMNHSDDDYIPKSSEESSPDCSSDCLSAHMNDKIDKDEKSSASCSTCDRTVPDSSVSDSEIKEYDPVSVKAVSVKTGGRRVYDKKHFCLFCEKVVIENETSESEEELSDHEGDAEMQVKQMKRAHGEVQETKVNSVCQGRKRVKRTMWKEEERRAVEKHLAKFINICKVPGKRECEACIQNEPQALKNRDWLGVKFYIKNRITSLKRKV